agaggaatggagaaatatatcgctggattatattagaaaactatatcgttctttgccgaaacgaatgctggaggtggtggagaataagggaggatccacacattattaaattttaaaaggttttttatttttgtacaatttagtagataataaacactacaacttttgaaagtgtgctatcatttcgccgaccggatttcacaatcattgttgataaatacaagaggaatagcgaagatacagtttcaagctcatataccttattactacaaggtactgtttatatgccattcgtcaaacttgggaaattcggactctatctatgagaaattaatgatagcacacatgtgctatctttttgtccaagggtgtatttGTACAGTAATTCATTTCAGCAGAAATACCGTAGAACATCCGTTTATCgacaaaattttaagaaatgaaaGATACCTGTATATTCGTACAAGTTTGCAGAACAATTTTCATGCAAAGAAGAACGTGATAGCTATTCCGTtctgtgaaaatattaataggtATTTAGCATTGGAtaaaacgtaaatacgtaaagatattttcaaaaataatctGCATCACAGTTCAGAGAAAAATGGGTTTGACAGACAATTTCATCCTGATGCGAGAAAACGATCCAAAGCGTAATGCTACTCATACGCGAGCGTGTATCTTCCATAATGTTTGGGGACCCTTAAAAATACCTAGACAGTGcttatatataaacattatcGACAATATACGAGACTACctgaaaggaaaaatatgaagTGACCAGAATTCATGGAGGAATGATTTACAGAGGACTCTTtcagaagaatagaaaaatctttcaaatagaattctcattagtttatataaatatattcatacgATATAATCAAATACCTTATGATAAAATACCttataataaaatcgaaagCCTATTAAgtatgaaaataatgaaacttaATAATTTCCTCTTCTAGATATTGGATAAGCCTTTGCTAATTTCTGCCATTGAACTATAACAGCACGACTACTTATTACGCTTGTATTTTtgtcgttttttaaatattaatattttgcacaAAGGACACAGatattctatctttttttccaCGAGCATTATTATTCTACAGATCAGCAGGaatatgtacgtattttttatttgctaaaATTCCATTACCAAACGTTGTTCTATAATTGATAtaagtaattttgttaaaattagaTACCGTACGAATACGTTTCTCGCTGACTGTATAAATAaactatacaaatatttttctacctcGATAAGAATAAACTATACTAATAATTGtcaaaagaaagcaaaaaatcTGATACCAGTCATTTCGACTGGGTTTTGGCAGTTCtatagtaatattaatagaCGTTGTATCACGTAGATGTTAAAAATAGCGATTATCGTGGGATATAGATTGGAAAAGAATCGCGTTTActcttgaaatttgaatttttgtcGCTCGTAAGTTCATCTTGCGTTTACGCGGTgcaaaggaagaagaggaatgCACGTCGTAcggataaaaaaaattttgaatctCCAAGCGAGATATATAAGAGGTTCAGAAAGCGTTACAGAGTTGTAGGAATGGCATTGCGTGAGCCGCTTAAATTAACGGTTCGTATACTTTCTCCGCTGTCATTCGTGTGTTCTCCGCTAATGGGTGATAAAAATCACCTGGAGATACCAAGGGAAAAACCTAAAACCAATATTTCATCCGGTCAcactttctttccttcgtttctcgttATTTTCTTCGCAACATTCGATCGACGTTTATTGCGGAATATTATGTACCGAACGAGAAGTTCCTTCTTTACTcgtgaaaatgttttttatcgtttactTTCATCATTTTCCCCCAGATTTTCCATCCAGTAACACTTTCTCCCCTTTGTTCCTAGCATTTCCTCCTCGATATAATacacattttaaatataataaaattcctatcaaataaaaaaagatcatTCTTCTCCAACGAGGATGTATCTTATcctttatttctatctttttcttttttttcttctttttcaatgtAATACATCTCGTTTTACGAATCTCTTAAAATATAATGGCTAACAACGATAGGTAAAATCTAGCGAtagtaataattcatttttaccTAGGTCTCTTCGGCCTGCAAATAGATTTGGCTGACGATTCTTTGCGTTCATCCTTCCGTGCTTTTCGCACCCTGAACGATCCTAATCTGCGTGAAATCTGATATGACGCTGCAAATTTTAAAGCAGTTGGTACAGATTCTTCGAGTTTCTCGAGATGAGGATCAAAGTGATTAAACGAAGCCAACGCctgtttaatgaaaattaatacgtGTTCCATTTGATTTTGTAGGCCCAGCATGTCACAGGGCACGGTGATGATTCAGACGCAAAGCCGGTTACAAGAAAAGGACTTCACTATTGCCACACCCGAGGAGTTTGTTCATCGTTTCGGCGGTACCAAAGTTATCAACAAGGTAACGTTGTTTTCTCAACGAGTACTGTATATTCTTCGTTACGTATCTCGAAACAACAGTCGATCTTTCAGCGTGTGAATCTTCCGGGAagaaatttttgcaatttttaacatttttaacatacgctttgaaataattgataatttgaattattattagatctTATTGTCAGAAgaagtaatttctttttaacggAGAAGATATTCGACATCTTCGGATAAAAGGAACGAATCGAATAGAGAAGGAGATCGTTCAATGTGAAGAAAATAATCGCGCACAGGATAGTATTCTATAACTAAGAGAcctaactttttaataaaatcgataCTTAAAGCAGTCGAGTATTAAGAAGCAGTTGCAGAAGGAGGTCGTTCAACGCGTAGATATGTCGCGTTCCGCTTGAGTATTTCTCAAGGCATTCGCCGTACAGTTTCGCAACAATGGCCAAACGACCTTCGTAGTTGACCTCGAACGACCTTGAATGATCTTGAATCATAGGTTACTAGATATACCTGTTCCGCGATACTCCACTGTAATAGCAATGTGAAACGCACATTGTTCCTTCCGCAAACGAAACAAAGCAGTGCCGTGACAACTTTAACTTGGAATatgtttctttattaattgTCGGTCATCTTAATTCGGATctaaatgtttttatataaataacatctTCCCAACTTTGAACAGCGTAATTATAACTTTAACAATTTATCTTCTAATAACATCAGACTatctataattatacataattatatataatatagttatatataaaaagagaaaaagaaaaaatattatcaaaaatttggTTGTTTTAGAGTTAGCAATCTAGCGTTAACAATCTTCCGccatataattatacataattatatatataattatacataaaaagagaaaaagaaaaaatatcaaaaatttggTTGTTTTAGAGTTCTAGCGTTAACAATCTTCCGCCATATAATTATTACTCGATAGTGAACCGACGAATTAGTTTTGTCTcgattgtaaatttatttcaagatttaaatagattttcctttgtttttcaGTTTTACCTTGGACTCCaatgtatttttgttttctaaacGTATTTGTGTATCTGAGATTGCAAGTGCCATTACCAGTGACACACTAGTCGTTCAATAACATTTTATCGTCAATATTTAGTCATCGCTTAAATTACGCTTCACGGATAACGATCGATAGagtaatcaaatttttcaaatcgcAGGTCCTAATCGCCAACAACGGAATAGCGGCTGTAAAATGTATGCGTTCGATCCGACGATGGTCCTACGAAATGTTCAAGAACGAACGCGCCGTACGTTTCGTCGTGATGGTCACTCCGGAAGATTTAAAAGCGAACGCGGAATATATCAAAATGGCAGATCAGTACGTACCCGTGCCAGGTGGAACCAACAACAACAATTATGCGAACGTCGAGCTGATCGTAGACATCGCTGTACGCACTCAGGTCCAGGCTGTATGGGCTGGTTGGGGTCATGCCTCTGAAAATCCAAAATTGCCAGAACTACTCCATAAAAATAACATGTGTTTCATTGGTAAGATCCTTTGCATTACAATGAAGCGATAGCTGAAGATTATTCTGTAAATTGTGAAGTAAATTATGTAATCTTACACTACCATGCATAAGTACGATGACTATCAAAGTATCGTAGTATAGccataataatttgaatatatgcAGATACTTATGCACCGTAGgttattcgaagaaatattcttcttagtaaattttgaagaaatgtgatttgaaaaattacgaattgaaagaataaatgaattgaatagtaattatttttaggGCCATCCGAGAGAGCAATGTGGGCTCTTGGAGATAAAATCGCGTCAAGTATTGTAGCGCAAACTGCAGATGTACCGACACTTCCTTGGTCAGGTTCGGAACTAAAGGCACAGTACAgtggaaaaaagataaaaatatcatcgGAACTTTTCAAGAAAGGGTGCGTTTCGACGGTAGAAGAATGCTTGGCAGCAGCTAACAAAATAGGCTTTCCTATAATGGTGAAAGCTAGCGAGGGAGGTGGTGGAAAAGGTATCAGAAAGGTGGAGAACGCTGAAGAATTGCCCACATTGTTTAGGTAAGAAggaaatttgtcaaattaatttaaaagattttttacatggttcgttatataaataattgcaaacgttatgtaaagaatatttatgtaacaaGTTATTGGAAACTTTATATTAAGAATGCTTAACGATTTTCTTAGGCAGGTACAAACTGAAATACCTGGATCTCCGATATTCATTATGAAATTGGCAAAATGTGCTCGCCATTTAGAAGTTCAATTATTAGCTGACAATTATGGAAACGCGATATCGTTATTTGGTCGTGACTGTTCTATTCAGAGAAGACATCAAAAGATTATCGAAGAAGCGCCTGCTGTGGTTGCTAAACCCGAAGTCtttgaagaaatggaaaaagtaaTTATCGATCCTATTCGccaatcaaaaatatttcacttttttaccataaattaattaacagacattattatgaaaatttgagTTCATTCCGTACAGTACTTTTTACATATTGTTTCGTAATAGGCTGCTGTAAGATTGGCCAAAATGGTTGGATATGTCAGCGCAGGTACTGTCGAATACCTGTACGACACTTCTGGACGATATTACTTTTTGGAATTGAATCCACGTCTTCAAGTGGAACATCCGTGTACTGAGATGGTATCTGATGTTAATTTGCCCGCGGCACAACTTCAAATTGCTATGGGGTTACCATTACATCATATTAAAGATATTCGTCTTCTTTATGGTGAAAGTCCATGGGGAGATAGCGTCATTGACTTCGATCAACCGAGACACAAACCCCAACCATGGGGTCACGTGATAGCTGCGAGAATTACTAGTGAAAATCCTGATGAAGgtataaattgtatttcataaaagaaattacatttgATCACGCTTGATCATTAAGGAATTCtgctgtaataaattttaatatttccattagGTTTTAAACCGAGTTCTGGTACGGTGCAAGAACTGAATTTCCGATCCTCGAAGAATGTTTGGGGTTACTTCTCAGTAGCAGCTTCCGGAGGTCTCCATGAATTTGCAGACTCACAATTCGGACATTGCTTCTCTTGGGGAGAGGATCGTAACCAGGCTCGAGAAAATTTGGTCATAGCTTTGAAAGAATTGAGCATTAGGGGTGATTTCAGAACCACCGTCGAATATTTGATTACGCTATTAGAAACTGAATCTTTCCAACAGAACAATATAGATACTGCGTGGCTTGATTTGTTGATTGCTGAACGCGTTAGGAGTGACAAACCGGATGTATTATTAGCCATAACATGCGGTGCGCTTCATATCGCTGATAGAACAATCACTGCCGCTTTTACTGGGTTTCAAACAGCATTGGAAAAAGGACAAATACAAGCCAGCAATGATTTAGATAATGTTATCGACGTAAgttgatttttatatcattaatttgTGTATAAATACTTGCttacgaatattataaaatttaacaaacattttttagGTTGAACTCATTAACGACggatacaaatataaaatacagacTGCTAAGTCAGGCCCTAATAGTTATTTTCTTGTTATGAACGGTTCCTACAAAGAAGTAGAATTACACCGACTATCGGATGGAGGATTATTGCTCTCTTTGGATGGCGCAAGTTTCACGACTTACATGAGGGAGGAAGTCGATCGTTACAGGATCATCATTGGAAATCAAACCTGCATCTTCGAGAAGGACAACGATCCTTCTTTATTGAGGTCACCATCAGCTGGCAAACTAATTAGCTATCTAGTCGAAGATGGTGGTCACGTGAACGCTGGACAAGCATACGCAGAAATTGAAGTCATGAAAATGGTAATGACAATAACAGCGAGCGAAGCTGGTAGCGTCTTTTATGTTAAAAGACCAGGTGCCATTCTCGAGGCTGGTACCTTGATTGCTCAACTAGAATTGGACGATCCATCTCTGGTAACAAAAGCTCAGGAGTACACTGGTAAATTCCCGGAAACTATAGCTCCAgcaatttctgaaaaattgaatCATCTTCATGCTGAATACAGAACAGCTTTAGAAAACACTCTAGGAGGATATTGTTTACCAGATCCGTACCACGTGCCTCGAGTACGAGAACTTCTTGAGAAATTCATGAATTCCCTTCGTGACCCTAGCTTACCATTGCTCGAACTTCAAGAAGTGATCGCAACGATATCAGGAAGAATTCCGATTTCCGTAGAGAAAAAAATCAGGAAATTGATGTCGCTGTACGAAAGAAACATAACTTCTGTTTTAGCTCAATTTCCTAGTCAACAAATTGCTGCTGTGATCGATGGACATGCAGCAAGTCTTTCCAAGCGATCTGAACGCGACGTCTTCTTCTTAACTACCGAAGCTATAGTGCAATTGGTACAAAGATATAGGAATGGAATACGTGGAAGAATGAAGACCGCTGTTCACGAACTACTTCGACAATATTACACCGTTGAAAGCCAGTTCCAACAAGGACATTACGATAAATGTGTTTCTGCTTTAATCGATGAATACAAAGATGATGTAGCAACAATAACAGCTATGATTTTCAGCCATAACCAAGTCACGAAGAAGAACGTTTTGGTAACTATGCTCATAGATCATCTCTGGGCGAATGAACCTGGTCTTACGGACGAGTTATCGAGCACGCTGACGGAACTAACGAGCCTGAATCGTACAGAGCATAGTCGTGTCGCGTTACGTGCGAGACAAATTCTAATCGCTGCTCATCAACCTGCTTACGAATTAAGACACAACCAAATGGAATCTATATTCTTATCAGCGGTAGACATGTACGGCCATGATTTCCATCCAGAAAACTTAGAGAAACTTATTCTTTCCGAAACAtctattttcgatattttacatgACTTCTTCTACCATTCCAATCGTACAGTTTGCAATGCTGCTTTGGAGGTTTATGTTCGCAGATCTTATATCAGTTATGAGTTGACTTGCGTGCAACATCTGGAATTGTCTGGCGAAGTACCGCTTGtacatttccaatttttgcTGCCTAACAATCATCCTAATATACAAAACCAATCTTCGGTTAATCACAGAGTCGGGGCTATGGCAGCTTTCCAAGACATGGATCAATTCACCCGATATTCTGACGAAGTTTTCGACCTCCTAGAGGATCTGTCTTCGATTACCTCAACTTCGGCTAAAGTTTTAGCAGAGGCAGTAGACGCAGCTGCAAGCGAATCGAGACACAGTACATCCATAAACGTATCTTTAAGCAATGCGGAAAATACTGGTACAGTGGAAATGGGTGAACGATCTGCAGAACCGGTACATATTTTGAGCATTGCCGttcaagagaaagagaatcaCGATGACGTTACGATGGCGAAACTCTTTGGAGATTGGTGCGCCGCGAACAAAGAGGAATTAATCTCACGAGACATACGAAGGATCACTTTCActgttttaaagaaaagacAATTCCCAAAATTCTTTACATACCGTCAAAGAGATGGTTTTGTTgaagataaaatttatcgacatCTCGAACCTGGTTGTGCTTTCCAATTGGAATTAAACAGAATGAGAACTTACGATCTTGAAGCTCTGCCAACCTCGAATCAAAAAATGCATCTTTACCTTGGCCGGGCAAAGGTTGCCAAAGGACAACAAGTCACCGATTATCGTTTCTTCATTCGTTCCATTATAAGACATTCTGATCTTATCACGAAGGAGGCCAGTTTCGATTATCTTCACAATGAAGGTGAACGTGTACTATTAGAGGCTATGGATGAATTAGAAGTCGCGTTCTCGCATCCGCTTGCTAAGCGTACGGAATGCAATCATATCTTCCTAAATTTCGTACCCACAGTTATTATGGATCCAGTAAGAATAGAAGAAAGCGTGACCAGTATGGTACTGAGGTACGGCCCGAGATTATGGAAATTACGAGTACGTCAGGCTGAGATTAAAATGACGATTCGGCCAGCACCAGGGAAGCCAACGTCTATTTTACGTTTGTGCATTGCCAACGATAGCGGATATAGCATAGATTTGCATCTTTATATGGAGGCAACCGATCCAAAGACTGGTATCATTCGTTTCGAATCTTATCCTTCTTCGATGGTAAATGGTACCTGGAGACCAGGACCTATGCATGGTCTTCCAATTTCTACGCCATATCTAACCAAAGATTATCTTCAAGCAAAACGGTTCCAAGCACAAAGTTCTGGCACAACGTATGTATATGATTTACCAGACATGTTTAGACAACAAACCGAAAAGATGTGGATTAAATACATAGAAGAAAGGCCACAGTGCGATATAACTATTCCAAATCCTGTGATGGATTGTGTAGAATTAGTATTAGAGGGTGACAATTTAGTGGAACAAAAACGACTTCCTGGTGAGAATAATGTTGGTATGGTCGCTTGGAGATTAAGGCTTTATACGCCAGAATATCCAGTATCTGGTCGAGACATTATACTGATAGCAAACGATTTGACACATTTGATTGGTTCTTTTGGTCCGAAGGAGGACTTAGTGTTCTGCAGAGCGTCTGAAAGAGCTAGGCAACTTGGAATTCCTCGAATATATTTCTCTGCAAATTCTGGCGCTCGCATTGGTCTAGCAGAGGAAGTGAAAGCGTTGTTCAGAATTGCTTGGGAGGATGAGGATGAACCAGAGAAAGgatttagatatatatatttaacaccAGATGATTACGCGCGTTTAGCACCGCTTAATTCAGTGAAAACTTCGTTGATCGAAGATAAGGGAGAATCTCGTTACAAGATTACCGATATTATTGGTAAAGATGACGGTCTTggtgtagaaaatttaaaatacgcTGGTATGATTGCCGGAGAAACATCGAAAGCCTATGACGAAATCGTTACGATTTCCATTGTATCTTGTAGAGCGATTGGTATCGGTGCTTACCTAGTCCGTCTTGGACAAAGGGTCattcaaatagaaaattctcaCATCATCTTAACCGGTTACAAAGCATTAAATACTGTCTTAGGCCGTGAAGTATACGCTAGTAATAATCAGTTAGGTGGTATACAAATTATGCATAATAATGGGGTATCACATGCAACAAACGTAAGGGACCTAGAGGGTGTTGCTACTGCTTTAAGATGGTTAAGCTACTGTCCCAAATTTAAGGGTGCACCCCTTCCTATATTATCAGCACCATTTCCTGATCCAGTCGACAGAGAAATCATGTATGTTCCTACAAAAGCAGCATATGATCCAAGATTCATGCTCGAGGGTAGAATACAAAATGGTACAAATTATTGGGAAAGTGGGTTCTTCGATCGTGGCTCTTGGcaggtatattttatattttagattaaTATTACATGTTAATTTAGTTTAATAAAATGACTCAAACATTTCTATACTATTAATATTACTTGCAGGAAATTATGAGGCCTTGGGCTCAAACTGTAGTAACTGGACGAGCAAGATTAGGCGGAATACCTTGCGGTGTTATTGCAGTAGAAACAAGAACCGTTGAGTTGCACTTACCTGCTGATCCTGCTAATCTCGATTCAGAAGCTAAAACAATATCTCAAGCAGGACAAGTATGGTTCCCTGACAGTGCATACAAAACTGCTCAAGCTATCAAAGACTTTGGAAAAGAAGAGCTTccactttttatttttgctaaTTGGAGAGGATTTTCTGGTGGAATGAAAggtttttattgatttttaataattactaaaatttcaCTCTTACTTATCGAGTGAATTACTAACGCTATATCTTTTCTAGACATGTACGAGCAAATTATCAAATTCGGTGCTTATATTGTGGATGGCTTACGAGAATATACTAAAccaatatttgtatatatccCACCAAATGGAGAACTAAGAGGTGGTGCTTGGGCTGTCGTTGATCCAACGATAAATCCTCGCTACATGGAAATGTTTGCTGACAATACAAGCAGAGGTGGAGTTTTAGAACCTGGTGGAATAGTAGAAATCAAGTTTAGAACTAAAGACATACTTAAAGCTATGCATAGGGTTGATTCAGTAATACAGAAGCTTAAAGTAAGAAActgattttgtttctttatcatcttttacattttataaataataggtCGTGTGTGGGACATATTATGACATCAATCATTGTTTTAGGAAAATCTAGCCAATGCAAATTCAGCCGAAGAACGAACAGACATTGAAAGCCAAATTCGTAAGAGGGAGCAACTTTTAGAACCTATGTATCGGCAAGTAGCAGTTCACTTCGCAGATCTTCATGATACGCCAGAGAGAATGTTTGAGAAAAATACCATTCATGATATTATTCCATGGCAAAAAGCACGCAGACTGCTTTATTGGCGACTTAGAAGAAGACTTTTAGAGGATGaaataaagaaggaaattcTATCAACTCAACACACTTTGGACGTTAGACAAGTCGGTGCAATGTTGCGTAGATGGTTTATAGAAGACAAAGGTGCCACAGAATCTTATCTGTGGGATCAAGATGAAGCTGCAACGAATTGGTTGGAGAATCAACGTCAAGATGAAAATAGTGTTGTTTCCCGTAACATCACTTGTGTAAGACAAGACGCAATCGTTTCTCGAGTCAAAGAAGCCCTTGAAACTTGTCCAGAAGTGAGATTaaatgcaattttagaaattgcgCACAGATTACAACCAGCAGAACGTGCAGAATTGCAAAGAACTTTATCACAGATAGAAACGACCACACAGGAACACCACAATGATTCAAGTGCTTCGTCCTAatgtttttctaaattaagaaaaatctcTTGTCTATCTGCGTACCTGGTGTATGTAGTTCTACATCTTAGAATTAATTGTACAGATACTCGTTATTCTTGTTAATAGCAAATTGTACGGGAGTAGTATAATTTTTGGAAAGTTAATAATTGTTTCTATCGATAGCGTTACTTGATGATAGAAAGTAATCGAACTCGTGTCTTATTCAAGTTCAATGGTGATGCTATCGAGTGTCAGACAGTATCACTGCCGTCTCCTAAACCATGGCAAAACGTGCCCTTTGTTTATAATGAGTGTATTcatgaatatagaaattatattgcaCATAtgcgtacatacatatatatataaataaataaataagtaatatatatgtgtttatttatttatatttatatgcatgtatgtatgtgtattttttttagaaaaaagttTGTTCGTTGCGTTTACTTTTACCGAATGACTAATGTGTACATCGATATTTCCCATTTCcgtcgaaaaaaagaaaacagatcgatggataatttttaaagtacGAAGTACTATTTTTCCAATCGTGTGTgatacaaaatagaaaaaattctttgatCTTTAGGAACAATTTAATGCGAATAAAGaggtagataataaaaaattttatgaacCTGAATGTTTAACAGAAATAAgacatttaatacaaaatagttgctaaataattatacatatatatatatattttatactatttttaattcattgatACCAAGttcaaatgtacatatattacatgCAGTCATATCGTTTGAGACATAAAAATTCTCGATACTCTCTTCGTTCGTGTCATTGTCCTTAAAAGACTGAAATCTGACTTCGATGCACATCAATTAGATCATCATCTAGAGTAAGCAATAccataaatgaaaaaaacatTGCTAAAGCAGACAAAAAATGCCAAATGTCATGACTATCAAAAAAGTTTAGGAGTATGCAGGGTTTATTATAATTGCGCGATTGTGCTGGGGTTAGCTCCCACGAGATAGAATtgtgtataaaaaaatgtaaagcgGCGCCCCAAAACACGATTGATAACACAATATAAATCGCTGGTTGAAGTAGAATTCGTTCTTTATGACAAACCTGAAATATCACAAAgtaaattaattcataatatGTGGACAAACTACATAAGTATAATTATTcgtgtatatgtacataccttcataacaatataaaaaaaagtatataaaattaaattagacaTTAATACAGCCAACAGAAACGTTGCGAAATTTTTCTCGCTGTGCATATTCCCAAGTACTGCGAGAGCAACGTTCCATAAATTTCCTacaataagtataataaaacgtCCCATATACAAAGGCCGAAAGAAATATCTAATTCCAGAACGGGCATCATGTTTACTAatctagaaaattataaaatcaatgATAAACTGTGCCTAGTAGAAGTAACTGAATCAaggtaaaatgaaaaatattagattcAAATACCAAATGCCTAAAATTACCTGTATTACTCTTATCAACAACGTTCTAACTTTCCATCGCCCCATGTAGTAAATTTGAATAGTCATATAAAGGCAAGTGAGCAAATGTACGATAGTAAACAGAACCCAGAAGTATATTGAACCATATAAAACTCCCAACAATCCTATGAAGATGATGAATGCTAACATTGCAAATGTAACTGATGCTCGGGCATTTATATCAGGATGACGATTGTGATAAATCTTGATCATACATAGCACTGTTATGATGTACATAAAACTCGTATctaaatagataatataatatttgtcattaatattataaaaaaaatttataaaatttaattatcttacCGAATTGAAAGTTGCTTCGATTTGGACACACGTGATAACTCCCTGAGAGTATTCCTTCCATAATAAGCGCAGTGCccattgcataaaataatcCATAATGTTGTGGTATGccataacatttatttttttctctttcaaattCATCATGTTCTCGAGaagatgttaaaaatataaataaaaaacccAACATGATGTATccgatatttgaaaatacatgATTGAGATCTGACAGTGATAAAAATGGATGAGcacataaaa
This Bombus pascuorum chromosome 1, iyBomPasc1.1, whole genome shotgun sequence DNA region includes the following protein-coding sequences:
- the LOC132913808 gene encoding acetyl-CoA carboxylase isoform X11 gives rise to the protein MSQGTVMIQTQSRLQEKDFTIATPEEFVHRFGGTKVINKVLIANNGIAAVKCMRSIRRWSYEMFKNERAVRFVVMVTPEDLKANAEYIKMADQYVPVPGGTNNNNYANVELIVDIAVRTQVQAVWAGWGHASENPKLPELLHKNNMCFIGPSERAMWALGDKIASSIVAQTADVPTLPWSGSELKAQYSGKKIKISSELFKKGCVSTVEECLAAANKIGFPIMVKASEGGGGKGIRKVENAEELPTLFRQVQTEIPGSPIFIMKLAKCARHLEVQLLADNYGNAISLFGRDCSIQRRHQKIIEEAPAVVAKPEVFEEMEKAAVRLAKMVGYVSAGTVEYLYDTSGRYYFLELNPRLQVEHPCTEMVSDVNLPAAQLQIAMGLPLHHIKDIRLLYGESPWGDSVIDFDQPRHKPQPWGHVIAARITSENPDEGFKPSSGTVQELNFRSSKNVWGYFSVAASGGLHEFADSQFGHCFSWGEDRNQARENLVIALKELSIRGDFRTTVEYLITLLETESFQQNNIDTAWLDLLIAERVRSDKPDVLLAITCGALHIADRTITAAFTGFQTALEKGQIQASNDLDNVIDVELINDGYKYKIQTAKSGPNSYFLVMNGSYKEVELHRLSDGGLLLSLDGASFTTYMREEVDRYRIIIGNQTCIFEKDNDPSLLRSPSAGKLISYLVEDGGHVNAGQAYAEIEVMKMVMTITASEAGSVFYVKRPGAILEAGTLIAQLELDDPSLVTKAQEYTGKFPETIAPAISEKLNHLHAEYRTALENTLGGYCLPDPYHVPRVRELLEKFMNSLRDPSLPLLELQEVIATISGRIPISVEKKIRKLMSLYERNITSVLAQFPSQQIAAVIDGHAASLSKRSERDVFFLTTEAIVQLVQRYRNGIRGRMKTAVHELLRQYYTVESQFQQGHYDKCVSALIDEYKDDVATITAMIFSHNQVTKKNVLVTMLIDHLWANEPGLTDELSSTLTELTSLNRTEHSRVALRARQILIAAHQPAYELRHNQMESIFLSAVDMYGHDFHPENLEKLILSETSIFDILHDFFYHSNRTVCNAALEVYVRRSYISYELTCVQHLELSGEVPLVHFQFLLPNNHPNIQNQSSVNHRVGAMAAFQDMDQFTRYSDEVFDLLEDLSSITSTSAKVLAEAVDAAASESRHSTSINVSLSNAENTGTVEMGERSAEPVHILSIAVQEKENHDDVTMAKLFGDWCAANKEELISRDIRRITFTVLKKRQFPKFFTYRQRDGFVEDKIYRHLEPGCAFQLELNRMRTYDLEALPTSNQKMHLYLGRAKVAKGQQVTDYRFFIRSIIRHSDLITKEASFDYLHNEGERVLLEAMDELEVAFSHPLAKRTECNHIFLNFVPTVIMDPVRIEESVTSMVLRYGPRLWKLRVRQAEIKMTIRPAPGKPTSILRLCIANDSGYSIDLHLYMEATDPKTGIIRFESYPSSMVNGTWRPGPMHGLPISTPYLTKDYLQAKRFQAQSSGTTYVYDLPDMFRQQTEKMWIKYIEERPQCDITIPNPVMDCVELVLEGDNLVEQKRLPGENNVGMVAWRLRLYTPEYPVSGRDIILIANDLTHLIGSFGPKEDLVFCRASERARQLGIPRIYFSANSGARIGLAEEVKALFRIAWEDEDEPEKGFRYIYLTPDDYARLAPLNSVKTSLIEDKGESRYKITDIIGKDDGLGVENLKYAGMIAGETSKAYDEIVTISIVSCRAIGIGAYLVRLGQRVIQIENSHIILTGYKALNTVLGREVYASNNQLGGIQIMHNNGVSHATNVRDLEGVATALRWLSYCPKFKGAPLPILSAPFPDPVDREIMYVPTKAAYDPRFMLEGRIQNGTNYWESGFFDRGSWQEIMRPWAQTVVTGRARLGGIPCGVIAVETRTVELHLPADPANLDSEAKTISQAGQVWFPDSAYKTAQAIKDFGKEELPLFIFANWRGFSGGMKDMYEQIIKFGAYIVDGLREYTKPIFVYIPPNGELRGGAWAVVDPTINPRYMEMFADNTSRGGVLEPGGIVEIKFRTKDILKAMHRVDSVIQKLKENLANANSAEERTDIESQIRKREQLLEPMYRQVAVHFADLHDTPERMFEKNTIHDIIPWQKARRLLYWRLRRRLLEDEIKKEILSTQHTLDVRQVGAMLRRWFIEDKGATESYLWDQDEAATNWLENQRQDENSVVSRNITCVRQDAIVSRVKEALETCPEVRLNAILEIAHRLQPAERAELQRTLSQIETTTQEHHNDSSASS